The proteins below come from a single Etheostoma spectabile isolate EspeVRDwgs_2016 chromosome 4, UIUC_Espe_1.0, whole genome shotgun sequence genomic window:
- the LOC116688344 gene encoding ras-related protein Rap-1A gives MREYKLVVLGSGGVGKSALTVQFVQGIFVEKYDPTIEDSYRKQVEVDGQQCMLEILDTAGTEQFTAMRDLYMKNGQGFALVYSITAQSTFNDLQDLREQILRVKDTEDVPMILVGNKCDLEDERVVGKEQGQNLARQWNHCAFLESSAKSKINVLDIFYDLVRQINRKTPVEKKKAKKKSNCVLL, from the exons ATGCGTGAATACAAGCTAGTGGTGTTAGGCTCTGGAGGTGTGGGCAAGTCCGCTCTG ACAGTTCAGTTTGTACAGGGAATCTTTGTGGAAAAATATGACCCTACAATAGAAGACTCGTACAGAAAG CAAGTGGAGGTAGATGGGCAGCAATGTATGCTTGAAATTCTTGACACAGCAGGCACA GAGCAGTTCACAGCGATGAGGGACTTGTACATGAAGAACGGCCAAGGCTTCGCCCTGGTATACTCCATCACAGCACAGTCCACCTTTAACGACCTCCAGGACCTGAGAGAACAGATTCTACGAGTAAAGGACACAGAGGAT GTGCCGATGATCTTGGTGGGCAACAAGTGCGACTTGGAGGATGAGCGTGTGGTGGGAAAGGAACAGGGCCAGAACCTGGCCAGACAGTGGAACCACTGTGCCTTTTTAGAGTCCTCTGCTAAGTCAAAGATCAACGTCCTCGAT ATCTTCTATGACCTGGTCAGACAGATAAATAGGAAAACGCCAGTGGAAAAGAAGAAGGCAAAAAAGAAATCCAATTGTGTCCTGCTTTAA